From Blastochloris viridis, one genomic window encodes:
- the glnA gene encoding type I glutamate--ammonia ligase, with protein sequence MKTAQDVLKLISDNDIKYVDFRFTDPRGKWQHVTFDVSLIDDEVFSEGVMFDGSSIAGWKAINESDMNLMPDPATATIDPFFAETTLSIVCDVLEPTTGEAYNRDPRGIAKKAEAYVKASGVGDTIFFGPEAEFFIFDDVKFKADPYNTGFVLDSAELPINADTDYESGNLGHRVRTKGGYFPVPPVDSAQDMRSEMLGAMAKMGVKVEKHHHEVASAQHELGVKFDTLTLMADHLQIYKYCIHQVAHIYGKTATFMPKPVFGDNGSGMHCHQSIWKGGKPVFAGDKYADLSDECLWYIGGIIKHAKALNAFTNPLTNSYKRLVPGYEAPVLLAYSSRNRSASCRIPYTNNPKAKRVEVRFPDPGANPYLAFAAMTMAGLDGIKNKIDPGPAMDKDLYDLPPRELKRIPTVCGSLREALSSLDKDRAFLTAGGVFNDDFIDSYIELKMVEVMRFEMTPHPVEFDMYYSV encoded by the coding sequence ATGAAGACGGCACAAGATGTGCTTAAGCTGATCAGCGACAATGACATCAAATACGTCGACTTCCGCTTCACCGACCCTCGCGGCAAGTGGCAGCATGTGACCTTCGACGTTTCGCTGATCGACGACGAAGTCTTCTCGGAAGGCGTGATGTTCGACGGCTCCTCGATCGCCGGCTGGAAGGCGATCAACGAGTCGGACATGAACCTGATGCCCGACCCGGCGACCGCCACCATCGACCCGTTCTTCGCCGAGACCACGCTGTCGATCGTCTGCGACGTGCTCGAGCCGACCACCGGCGAAGCCTACAACCGCGACCCGCGCGGCATCGCCAAGAAGGCCGAAGCCTACGTGAAGGCGTCCGGCGTCGGCGACACCATCTTCTTCGGTCCGGAAGCCGAGTTCTTCATCTTCGACGACGTCAAGTTCAAGGCCGACCCCTACAACACCGGCTTCGTGCTCGACTCGGCCGAGCTGCCGATCAACGCCGACACCGACTATGAGAGCGGCAACCTCGGCCACCGCGTCCGCACCAAGGGCGGCTACTTCCCGGTGCCGCCGGTCGACTCCGCCCAGGACATGCGCTCCGAAATGCTCGGCGCCATGGCCAAGATGGGCGTGAAGGTCGAAAAGCACCATCACGAGGTGGCATCCGCCCAGCACGAACTCGGCGTGAAGTTCGACACGCTGACGCTGATGGCGGACCATCTGCAGATCTATAAGTACTGCATCCACCAGGTCGCCCACATTTACGGCAAGACCGCCACCTTCATGCCGAAGCCGGTGTTCGGCGACAACGGCTCGGGCATGCACTGCCACCAGTCGATCTGGAAGGGCGGCAAGCCGGTGTTCGCCGGCGACAAGTACGCCGACCTCTCCGATGAGTGCCTGTGGTACATCGGCGGCATCATCAAGCACGCCAAGGCCCTCAACGCCTTCACCAACCCGCTGACCAACTCCTACAAGCGTCTGGTGCCGGGCTACGAGGCGCCGGTGCTGCTCGCCTATTCGTCGCGCAACCGCTCGGCGTCCTGCCGCATCCCCTACACCAACAACCCGAAGGCCAAGCGCGTCGAGGTCCGCTTCCCCGATCCGGGCGCGAACCCCTACCTCGCCTTCGCGGCGATGACGATGGCCGGCCTCGACGGCATCAAGAACAAGATCGATCCCGGCCCGGCGATGGACAAGGATCTCTATGATCTGCCGCCGCGCGAACTGAAGCGCATCCCGACTGTGTGCGGCTCGCTGCGCGAGGCGCTGTCGAGCCTCGACAAGGACCGCGCCTTCCTCACCGCTGGCGGCGTGTTCAACGACGACTTCATCGACAGCTACATCGAGCTGAAGATGGTCGAGGTGATGCGGTTCGAAATGACCCCGCACCCGG
- a CDS encoding P-II family nitrogen regulator, with protein MKKIEAIIKPFKLDEVKEALQEVGLQGITVTEAKGFGRQKGHTELYRGAEYVVDFLPKVKIEVVLSDDMVEKAIDAIRRAAQTGRIGDGKIFVSNVEEAIRIRTGESGLDAI; from the coding sequence ATGAAGAAGATCGAAGCCATCATCAAGCCGTTCAAGCTCGATGAGGTGAAGGAGGCGTTGCAGGAGGTTGGCCTCCAGGGCATCACCGTCACCGAAGCGAAAGGCTTTGGACGCCAGAAGGGACATACCGAACTGTACCGTGGCGCTGAATATGTGGTGGATTTTCTGCCGAAGGTGAAGATTGAAGTGGTCTTGTCAGATGACATGGTCGAAAAGGCCATCGATGCCATTCGGCGGGCGGCGCAGACCGGTCGGATTGGCGACGGCAAGATCTTTGTCTCCAACGTCGAGGAGGCCATCCGTATCCGCACCGGCGAATCCGGCCTCGACGCGATCTAG
- a CDS encoding NAD(P)H-hydrate dehydratase, which produces MLIELLSVAEMAEADRRTIAAGTPGLTLMDRAGVAVADAAARRFPLATPGLVVCGPGNNGGDGFVAARLLAQRGYPMRLILLGPRERLTGDAAESAARFRGEIEPPEVFDGVRAGFIVDALFGAGLDRPIEGAAADLIARINGAGVPVVAVDLPSGINGDTGQVMGVAVRAVETVTFCRRKPGHLLLPGRIQCGRVRVADIGITDETVTAVGPSLYANGPALWGDRFFVPTLIDHKYVRGHAVLVSGPRGRTGAIRMAARAALRAGAGLVTVASPLDALDENAGVLTAVMVRPVAGAAALSDLIADERFRAVGLGPALGTGPEAAALVDAALASGRAVVLDADALTLFSGRAGDLAHRIKAQPARLVVITPHEGEFARLFLGDPLKHGPKLDRARRAAARLGAVVVLKGGDSVIAAPDGRAAITENAPPWLATAGSGDVLAGIATAMLCQGMPAFEAACAATWLHGESGREAGPGLIAEDLPEALPRVTRALYEQLDVDLLTGWRTPPGE; this is translated from the coding sequence ATGCTGATCGAGCTTCTCTCCGTCGCCGAGATGGCCGAGGCCGACCGCCGCACCATTGCCGCCGGCACCCCGGGCCTCACCTTGATGGATCGCGCCGGGGTGGCGGTAGCGGACGCCGCCGCCCGCCGCTTCCCGCTGGCGACGCCGGGGCTGGTGGTGTGCGGGCCGGGCAACAATGGCGGCGATGGCTTCGTCGCCGCCCGCCTGCTGGCGCAGCGGGGCTACCCGATGCGGCTGATCCTGCTCGGGCCGCGCGAGCGCCTCACCGGCGATGCGGCGGAGTCCGCCGCGCGGTTCCGCGGCGAGATCGAGCCGCCGGAGGTGTTCGACGGCGTCCGCGCCGGCTTCATCGTCGATGCGCTGTTCGGCGCCGGGCTCGACCGCCCGATCGAAGGCGCCGCCGCTGACCTGATCGCCCGCATCAACGGCGCCGGCGTGCCGGTGGTGGCGGTCGACCTGCCGTCCGGCATCAATGGCGATACCGGCCAGGTGATGGGGGTCGCAGTGCGCGCGGTGGAGACGGTGACGTTTTGCCGGCGCAAGCCCGGCCACCTGTTGCTGCCGGGGCGGATACAGTGCGGCAGGGTGCGGGTCGCCGATATCGGTATCACGGATGAAACGGTTACCGCAGTTGGCCCGAGCCTTTACGCCAACGGTCCTGCGCTGTGGGGCGACCGGTTCTTCGTCCCGACCCTCATCGACCACAAGTACGTCCGCGGCCATGCCGTGCTGGTGTCGGGGCCGCGTGGGCGCACCGGCGCCATCCGCATGGCGGCGCGCGCCGCGCTCAGGGCCGGCGCCGGGCTGGTGACGGTGGCGAGCCCGCTCGACGCGCTCGACGAGAACGCCGGCGTCCTCACCGCGGTGATGGTGCGGCCGGTGGCCGGGGCGGCGGCGCTGTCCGACCTGATCGCCGACGAGCGCTTCCGCGCGGTCGGGCTTGGCCCGGCGCTCGGCACCGGGCCGGAGGCGGCGGCTTTGGTCGACGCCGCGCTGGCGTCCGGCCGTGCCGTGGTGCTGGACGCCGATGCGCTGACGCTGTTTTCCGGCCGGGCCGGCGACCTCGCCCACCGCATCAAAGCCCAGCCCGCGCGGCTGGTGGTGATCACCCCGCACGAGGGCGAGTTCGCCCGGCTGTTCCTTGGCGATCCGCTGAAGCATGGGCCCAAGCTCGACCGTGCCCGGCGGGCGGCGGCCCGGCTCGGCGCCGTCGTCGTGCTGAAGGGCGGCGACAGCGTCATCGCCGCGCCGGACGGCCGCGCCGCCATCACCGAGAACGCGCCGCCGTGGCTCGCCACCGCCGGCTCCGGCGACGTCCTGGCCGGCATCGCCACCGCCATGCTGTGCCAGGGCATGCCGGCGTTCGAGGCGGCGTGCGCGGCGACCTGGCTGCACGGCGAAAGCGGCCGCGAGGCCGGTCCCGGCCTGATCGCCGAGGACCTGCCGGAGGCGCTGCCGCGGGTGACGCGGGCGCTTTATGAGCAGCTCGACGTCGACCTCCTGACGGGGTGGCGGACGCCGCCGGGGGAGTAG
- a CDS encoding multicopper oxidase family protein, protein MTQRRMSRRIVLGGALVWLVALAPSRPSAEPAAPERTPRRLALRPASAALRGADSPPTPAWGFDGAVPGPVLKVRRGGEVWVTAANELPGPTAIHWHGLRIDNRMDGVPHLTQPPIAPGASFDYRFTCPDAGTFWYHTNSVEQLGRGLAGALIVEEDTAPAADHDLVLLLQDWLITAAGALDSTVAEPGTAGRVGSLATLNGQPGQDVAVKASDRVRLRLINATTARIAALTFEGGLKPVVVAVDGQPAEVFELGRPTLALPPGARVDVMVDMPAAATDASPPAIRLRGYGTDAVLARFVIDPGPPRRPDPLGKVAELPANPLPRTIELTGALRAELVMDGGGQESALAPAKEPTRERPPTAAKDSAAKDKEPPKTTVARPPAWALSAQSGEVGPPLFSVPRGRTVVLALVNRTRRPHVVHIHGHHVRLLDSLDDGWKPWWHDTLLVGDDRTARIAFVADNPGKWLLECRMLDQQATSMATWFEVT, encoded by the coding sequence TCCGCCGAGCCGGCCGCACCGGAGCGGACGCCGCGCCGCCTTGCGCTGCGGCCGGCCAGCGCCGCGCTGCGCGGCGCCGATTCGCCGCCGACGCCAGCGTGGGGATTCGACGGCGCGGTGCCCGGCCCGGTGCTGAAGGTGCGGCGCGGCGGCGAAGTCTGGGTCACCGCCGCCAACGAACTGCCCGGGCCCACCGCCATCCACTGGCACGGCCTGCGCATCGACAACCGCATGGACGGCGTGCCGCACCTCACCCAGCCGCCGATCGCCCCCGGCGCCAGCTTCGACTACCGCTTCACCTGCCCGGACGCCGGCACCTTCTGGTACCACACGAACAGCGTCGAGCAACTCGGCCGCGGCCTCGCCGGCGCGCTGATCGTCGAGGAGGACACGGCGCCGGCGGCCGACCACGACCTCGTTCTTCTGCTGCAGGACTGGCTCATCACCGCGGCCGGCGCCCTCGACTCCACGGTCGCCGAGCCCGGCACCGCCGGCCGGGTCGGATCGCTCGCCACCCTGAACGGCCAGCCCGGCCAGGACGTTGCCGTGAAGGCGAGCGACCGCGTCCGCCTGCGCCTGATCAACGCCACCACGGCGCGCATCGCGGCGCTGACGTTCGAGGGCGGCCTCAAGCCCGTGGTGGTCGCAGTCGACGGCCAGCCCGCCGAGGTGTTCGAGCTCGGCCGGCCGACCCTTGCCCTGCCGCCCGGCGCCCGGGTCGACGTGATGGTGGACATGCCGGCCGCCGCGACCGATGCCTCGCCGCCGGCCATCCGGCTGCGCGGCTACGGCACCGACGCGGTGCTGGCGCGCTTCGTCATCGATCCCGGCCCGCCGCGGCGACCCGATCCGCTCGGCAAGGTCGCGGAGCTGCCGGCCAATCCCCTGCCCCGCACCATCGAGCTGACGGGCGCCCTCCGCGCCGAACTGGTGATGGACGGCGGCGGCCAGGAGTCCGCGCTCGCGCCGGCGAAGGAGCCAACCCGCGAGCGCCCCCCGACTGCTGCAAAGGATTCCGCTGCAAAGGACAAGGAGCCGCCGAAGACGACGGTCGCCAGGCCGCCGGCGTGGGCCTTGTCGGCTCAGTCCGGCGAAGTCGGGCCGCCGCTGTTCAGCGTACCGCGCGGCCGCACCGTGGTGCTGGCGCTGGTCAACCGGACGCGCCGGCCGCACGTCGTTCATATCCACGGCCACCATGTCCGCCTGCTCGACAGCCTCGACGACGGCTGGAAGCCGTGGTGGCACGACACCCTGCTGGTCGGCGACGACCGCACCGCCCGGATCGCGTTCGTTGCCGACAATCCGGGCAAGTGGCTGCTCGAGTGCCGCATGCTTGATCAACAGGCCACCAGCATGGCGACGTGGTTCGAGGTGACGTGA